One segment of Sphaerodactylus townsendi isolate TG3544 linkage group LG17, MPM_Stown_v2.3, whole genome shotgun sequence DNA contains the following:
- the CA12 gene encoding carbonic anhydrase 12 isoform X1: MTLSPTMRIRNLPNRYCAAQLHLHWGSQRKDEGSEHTVGGKRFAAELHIVHYNADQYRDMNSAADKSNGLAVLGILIQVGKFNPSYEKIFNHFRNVKYKGQNTPLSGFNIRKLLPDRLDEYYRYEGSLTTPPCYPSVVWTVFRDPVEISQKQLQALQTALYCTQSDDPDPIEMVDNFRRVQEFERMVSISFRQREPNGPSLGFVLPIVAASSLVAIAVLALALWLIRRTKSKRPKEDQGVIYKPAISKEEENVSTA; encoded by the exons ATGACCCTTTCTCCCACGATGCGTATCAGAAACCTCCCCAACAGGTACTGCGCCGCTCAGCTCCACTTACACTGGGGAAGCCAGAGGAAGGATGAAGGATCAGAACACACAGTCGGCGGGAAACGTTTTGCTGCCGAA CTCCACATCGTACATTATAACGCCGACCAATATCGAGACATGAATTCGGCTGCAGACAAGTCAAACGGACTGGCGGTTCTGGGAATCCTGATACAG GTAGGCAAGTTCAACCCTTCCTATGAGAAGATCTTCAATCATTTCCGGAATGTGAAATACAAAG GTCAGAACACGCCCCTCTCCGGCTTCAACATCCGAAAATTGCTTCCAGACAGACTGGACGAGTATTACCGCTATGAAGGATCCCTGACCACGCCTCCTTGCTACCCAAGCGTGGTTTGGACGGTTTTCCGTGACCCCGTAGAAATTTCACAGAAGCAG CTGCAGGCCCTTCAGACGGCGCTATACTGCACACAGTCGGACGACCCCGATCCCATAGAAATGGTGGACAACTTCCGAAGAGTGCAGGAATTCGAAAGGATGGTTTCCATCTCCTTCCGACAACGAG AACCCAACGGACCGAGCCTAG GTTTTGTCCTGCCTATTGTTGCAGCCAGTAGCCTCGTTGCGATTGCGGTTCTGGCCCTGGCGCTCTGGCTGATTCGAAGAACAAAGAG CAAACGGCCCAAGGAGGACCAAGGGGTCATCTACAAACCGGCCATCAGCAAAGAGGAGGAAAATGTCTCTACGGCATAA
- the CA12 gene encoding carbonic anhydrase 12 isoform X2, whose protein sequence is MTLSPTMRIRNLPNRYCAAQLHLHWGSQRKDEGSEHTVGGKRFAAELHIVHYNADQYRDMNSAADKSNGLAVLGILIQVGKFNPSYEKIFNHFRNVKYKGQNTPLSGFNIRKLLPDRLDEYYRYEGSLTTPPCYPSVVWTVFRDPVEISQKQLQALQTALYCTQSDDPDPIEMVDNFRRVQEFERMVSISFRQRGFVLPIVAASSLVAIAVLALALWLIRRTKSSKRPKEDQGVIYKPAISKEEENVSTA, encoded by the exons ATGACCCTTTCTCCCACGATGCGTATCAGAAACCTCCCCAACAGGTACTGCGCCGCTCAGCTCCACTTACACTGGGGAAGCCAGAGGAAGGATGAAGGATCAGAACACACAGTCGGCGGGAAACGTTTTGCTGCCGAA CTCCACATCGTACATTATAACGCCGACCAATATCGAGACATGAATTCGGCTGCAGACAAGTCAAACGGACTGGCGGTTCTGGGAATCCTGATACAG GTAGGCAAGTTCAACCCTTCCTATGAGAAGATCTTCAATCATTTCCGGAATGTGAAATACAAAG GTCAGAACACGCCCCTCTCCGGCTTCAACATCCGAAAATTGCTTCCAGACAGACTGGACGAGTATTACCGCTATGAAGGATCCCTGACCACGCCTCCTTGCTACCCAAGCGTGGTTTGGACGGTTTTCCGTGACCCCGTAGAAATTTCACAGAAGCAG CTGCAGGCCCTTCAGACGGCGCTATACTGCACACAGTCGGACGACCCCGATCCCATAGAAATGGTGGACAACTTCCGAAGAGTGCAGGAATTCGAAAGGATGGTTTCCATCTCCTTCCGACAACGAG GTTTTGTCCTGCCTATTGTTGCAGCCAGTAGCCTCGTTGCGATTGCGGTTCTGGCCCTGGCGCTCTGGCTGATTCGAAGAACAAAGAG CAGCAAACGGCCCAAGGAGGACCAAGGGGTCATCTACAAACCGGCCATCAGCAAAGAGGAGGAAAATGTCTCTACGGCATAA
- the CA12 gene encoding carbonic anhydrase 12 isoform X3 — MTLSPTMRIRNLPNRYCAAQLHLHWGSQRKDEGSEHTVGGKRFAAELHIVHYNADQYRDMNSAADKSNGLAVLGILIQVGKFNPSYEKIFNHFRNVKYKGQNTPLSGFNIRKLLPDRLDEYYRYEGSLTTPPCYPSVVWTVFRDPVEISQKQLQALQTALYCTQSDDPDPIEMVDNFRRVQEFERMVSISFRQRGFVLPIVAASSLVAIAVLALALWLIRRTKSKRPKEDQGVIYKPAISKEEENVSTA; from the exons ATGACCCTTTCTCCCACGATGCGTATCAGAAACCTCCCCAACAGGTACTGCGCCGCTCAGCTCCACTTACACTGGGGAAGCCAGAGGAAGGATGAAGGATCAGAACACACAGTCGGCGGGAAACGTTTTGCTGCCGAA CTCCACATCGTACATTATAACGCCGACCAATATCGAGACATGAATTCGGCTGCAGACAAGTCAAACGGACTGGCGGTTCTGGGAATCCTGATACAG GTAGGCAAGTTCAACCCTTCCTATGAGAAGATCTTCAATCATTTCCGGAATGTGAAATACAAAG GTCAGAACACGCCCCTCTCCGGCTTCAACATCCGAAAATTGCTTCCAGACAGACTGGACGAGTATTACCGCTATGAAGGATCCCTGACCACGCCTCCTTGCTACCCAAGCGTGGTTTGGACGGTTTTCCGTGACCCCGTAGAAATTTCACAGAAGCAG CTGCAGGCCCTTCAGACGGCGCTATACTGCACACAGTCGGACGACCCCGATCCCATAGAAATGGTGGACAACTTCCGAAGAGTGCAGGAATTCGAAAGGATGGTTTCCATCTCCTTCCGACAACGAG GTTTTGTCCTGCCTATTGTTGCAGCCAGTAGCCTCGTTGCGATTGCGGTTCTGGCCCTGGCGCTCTGGCTGATTCGAAGAACAAAGAG CAAACGGCCCAAGGAGGACCAAGGGGTCATCTACAAACCGGCCATCAGCAAAGAGGAGGAAAATGTCTCTACGGCATAA